CATTGCCCGGTATGCCGGAGGAGAAGCCGCCGTCGACACCCGACGAGCGCTCGGTCCCGTCCGGCCCTTCCTCGGCCGTGTTGCGCCAGTCCGGCTGCTTCTCGTCCGCCTCGAAGGAGGAGCGGAACGTCCGTTCGCCGGACGGCTTCCGGGGCCCCTCGGACGGGCCGGCGACGGCTGCCGTAGGGGCCGCGAGGGCCAGGGCGAGTGATGCCGCGAGGACGGCGGCCGTGCGGCTCCGTCTCGTACGGGTGGCGCTGCTGAAGACCTTCCCAGCGCCATGGTGGAGACCTCGTGGTGGCTGCATACCGAGCCATTCCTCCCCGGAGCGTGCTTGGACAACGTTGTCATAGCGGGATGCAAGGTCCAGTAGGGATGCAAGTGACAGGACGTGTCAAGGGTGTTGCCGCAGGCGCCGAGCGCGAATCGGCCGTAAGGGGAGAAAGCCGCCCCTGGATCAGGGCGCACGGTGCCGAGGAGTCCGTGAGGTCTCAACTCGGGAAAGACTGGTGTCCCAACGTGCATTCGATCTTGCTGAGTTGGTGACGAGTGGACTATACCTGTCGCCATCCGCGCAGTCGTTTCGACGGAGGCGCGAAGGGGAAAGAGGGGTGGCCCGCGAGCGCGTCGTGCGCGCACGGGCGGTACGGTTCCCCGACCACCCCCGATCCGCCGGTTCTTGATCTCCGGTACATCTGCATATCTGCACCACCCAAGCGCAACCGACCGCGGTGGCGGGGCCCTTCGCCTGAGGCGAATTTTCGACGGGTGACCGGTACACCGCCTGAGTCCTGGAGAAGGCGAGGACTTGAGCATGGGATCCACCTCCGCTCAGAACAAAGAGGGCCTTGGCCGTCGCGATCTGATCAAGCGTTCTGCCGCACTCGGCCTGATCGCTGTTCCGACGATGAGCTTCCTGTCCGCCTGCGCGAGCGGCGACAGCGGCAGTGACGACAAGGTCGCCAAGGGCGAGAAGAGCGACAAGAACCCGCTGGCCGTCAACGGCAGCGCCCCGCTGGAGATCGTCATCTTCGACGGCGGGTTCGGTACCAAGTACGCGGAGGAGGCCCGGGACGTCTACAAGAAGACCTACCCCGAGGCACAGGTCAAGTTCTCCGCGACGCAGAAGATCCAGTCGGTCCTCCAGCCGCGCTTCAACGGCGGCACCCCGCCGGACCTGATCGACAACTCCGGTGCCCAGCAGATGGACATGGGCGTCCTGGTCGGCAAGAAGCAGCTCACCGACCTCACCCCGCTGCTGGACGCCCCGTCCATCGACGACCCGGCCAAGACGGTCCGCGACACCCTGCGGCCCGGCATCGTCGAGATGGGCCAGTTCGACGGCGACCCGGTCTGGATCATGTACTACGCGTACACGGTCTACGGCGTCTGGTACTCCCAGACCGCGCTGGACAAGCTGGACGCCACGTACCCGGAGAACTGGGACGACATGCTCGCGCTCTGCGCGAAGGCGAAGAAGCAGGGCATCGCCGGCTGGACCTACCCCGGCAAGCACCCGTACTACATCCCCTTCTCGCTCTACCCGTTCATCGGGAAGATCGGCGGCGTCGAGGTCCTGGACGCCATCGACAACCTGGAGCCGAAGGCCTGGGAGCACCCCGCGGTCAAGGCCGCCTTCGAGGCGTACTACGAGCTCTACGCCAAGGGCTACATCCTCAAGGGCACCCCCGGCCTGGACCACCGCGGTTCGCAGGGCGCCTGGGCCCGCGGCAAGGCGCTGTTCATCCCGAACGGCTCCTGGGTCGAGAACGAGGAAGCGGCCATCATCCCCAAGGACTTCAAGCTGTCCGTGGGCGCCCCCTCCTCCCTCGACTCCTCGGACAAGCTGCCCTTCGGCACCATCTGGGCGTCCGGCGGCGAGCCGTTCATCGTCCCGGCCAAGGCGAAGAACCCGGCGGGCGGCATGGAGCAGCTGCGCATCATGCTCAGCGAGGCCTCCTCCAAATCCTTCACCACCAACACCAAGTCGCTCTCCGCCTTCAACGGCGGCACCGACGGCATCGAGTTGTCGGACGGTCTGAAGTCCGGTGTGGCCGCGCTGGAGAAGGCGGGCACCAACGTGGTCAACCCGCGCCTCCAGGACTGGTACGTGAAGCTCCAGAAGGAGCAGATCGGTGTCGCCGCGCTCGGCGAGATGATGGCAGGCCGCGCCACCCCGGCCGAGACCATCAAGAAGATCCAGGCGTTCGCCGACGCGGCCGCCAAGGACCAGTCCATCAAGCACTTCAGGCACCAGTGATCACGCGTCACCAGCGGCAGCAGCTCGGGGAAGGTCGGAGTCGGTAACGATGCAACACGGTAAATACCGGTTCATAGTCGGGTTCTTGGTGGCCCCGATGTCGTTGTATGTCATCTTCGTCATCTGGCCGTTCATCCAGTCCATCTACTACTCGTTCACGGACTGGACAGGTCTGAGCCCCGACTTCAGGATGGTCGGGTTCGACAACTACACCAAGATGCTCGACGACGACATCTTCTGGAAATCGCTCCAGCACAGTGTGCTGCTGGCGGTTCTGCTGCCGCTGGTGACGCTGGGCCTCGCGCTCTTCTTCGCCTTCATGCTCAACGTGGGCGGCCGGCGCCGCAAGGGCGCCGCCGTCACCGGCGTACGGGGCTCCGGCTTCTACAAGATCGCCTACTTCTTCCCGCAGGTGCTCTCGATCGCGATCGTGGCGATCCTGTTCCAGTTCGCCTTCGACCCGGCCCAGGGCATGATCAACGGCACGCTCAAGGCCGTGGGCTTCGACGACGTACCGGACTGGCTGGGCGATCCGAACCTGGCGCTGTGGGTCATCATGGCGGTCCTCGTCTGGTGCACCACCGGCTTCTTCGTGGTGCTGTTCTCCGCGGGTATGGCCTCCATCCCCAAGGACTTCTACGAAGCCGCCCTGCTGGACGGGGCGAGCCGCTTCACGACCTTCTTCCGGATCACGCTGCCCCTGCTGTGGGACACGGTCCAGTCCGGCTGGGTCTACATGGGCATCCTGGCGCTCGGCGCAGAGGGCTTCGCCATCGTCCACATCATGAGCGTCGGCCCCGGCGGGCCCGACTACTCGACCACCGTCCTGCCGCTGTACGTCTACCAGTCGGCGTTCCGTGACGGACAGGCGGGCTACGCGACCACGATCGGTGTCGCCCTGCTCATCGTGACCCTGGCGTTCGCCGCCATCGTCATGCGGGTGGGCCGGCGCGAGCGGCTGGAGTTCTGATGAAGACCACTGACACCCCCGCATCCGGCCCCGGCGTGTCCAAGGTGCCCGCCCAGCGCACCGGCACGGACCCCAAGGGCTCCTCCGCCCCCGCGAAGAGCAGCGAGGGCCAGGTCCTCAACGTCTTCTCGCACGGGATGCTCATCCTGTGGGCGATCATGGTCGTCCTGCCGCTGTTCTGGGCGGTGATGTCCTCGTTCAAGACCGACGCGGACATCTTCAACACCCCCTGGTCGCTCCCGAGTTCCCTGAGCTTCGACGCCTGGGGCCGGGCCTGGAGCCAGGCCCACATGAGCGAGTACTTCCTCAACACCATCCTGGTGGTGGGCGGGTCGCTCACCGGCACCCTGGTTCTCGGCTCGATGGCCGCCTACGTGCTCGCGCGGTTCGAGTTCCCGGGCAACCGCTTCATTTACTTCTTGTTCGTCGGCGGCATGAGCTTCCCGGTGATGCTGGCGCTGGTCCCGCTGTTCTTCGTCATGGACAACATGGGGCTGCTGAACACGATCCACGGCCTGATCCTCGTGTACATCGCGTACTCGCTGCCGTTCACCGTGTTCTTCCTGACCTCGTTCTTCCGTACGCTGCCGACCTCGGTGGCGGAGGCGTCGATCATCGACGGGGCCTCGCACACCCGGACGTTCTTCCAGGTGATGCTGCCGATGGCCAAGCCCGGCCTGATCAGCGTCGGCATCTTCAACTTCCTGGGGCAGTGGAACCAGTACATGCTGCCGACGGTGCTCAACACCGACCCGGAGAAGCGGGTGCTCGCCCAGGGGCTGGTGGAGCTGGCCTCCAGCCAGGGGTACAAGGGCGACTACTCCGGTCTCTTCGCGGGGCTGGTGATCGCGATGCTGCCGGTGCTGGCGGCGTACATCATCTTCCAGCGCCAGGTCGTCTCCGGTCTGACGGCGGGTGCGCTCAAGTAGGCCACGGGCCGGCTGGGGAAGGCCACATATCCACAACGGCCCGGTGCCCCGGCGGAGATCGTCTCCGCCGGGGCACCGGGCCGTTGCGCGGTGCGCGCCGGTGCTCAGGTCTTGACGGAAGGCACCCCCGAACGGTCAGCTTAGAGTTCACATGTTGGAGGAAGCCGGGGTGTCATCGCTGCTGCCCCGGCCGGGGTGGTCCTCTGGGCCGCCCGCCAAGGGCAGGAGTGGATGAGTCGATGGAGACTCCCGGGTCGCAGACATCGCTGCACAGGGCCAATCTGGAGCGGGTCGTACGCGCCGTACGGATGGCGGGGTCGCTCACCCAGGCGGAGATCGCCCGGAGCACCGGCCTCTCCGCGGCCACGGTCTCCAATATCGTCCGGGAGCTGAAGGACGGCGGAACGGTCGAGGTGACGCCCACCTCGGCGGGCGGCCGGCGGGCCCGCAGCGTCTCGCTCAGCGGGGACGCGGGCATCGTCATCGGGGTCGACTTCGGCCACACCCACCTGCGGGTCGCCGTGGGCAACCTGGCCCACCAGGTGCTGGCCGAGGAGTCCGAGCCGCTGGATGTCGACGCCTCGTCCGCGGAGGGGTTCGACCGGGCCGAAGTGCTGGTCAACCGGCTGATCGAGGCCACCGGGATAGGCCCGGAGAAGATCATCGGGATCGGTCTCGGGGTGCCGGGCCCCATCGACGTCGAGTCCGGAACGCTGGGCTCCACCTCGATCCTGCCGGGGTGGACGGGCATCAACCCCAGCGAGGAGCTCTCCGGCCGCCTCGGCGTCCCGGTCTACGTCGACAACGACGCCAACCTCGGAGCCCTGGGCGAGCTGGTCTGGGGGAGCGGGCGGGGCGTCAAGGACCTCGCGTACATCAAGGTCGCCAGCGGGGTCGGCGCCGGTCTGGTGATCGACGGGACCATCTACCGGGGCCCCGGCGGCACGGCCGGCGAGATCGGGCACATCACCCTCGACGAGTCCGGCCCGGTCTGCCGCTGCGGCAACCGCGGCTGCCTGGAGACCTTCACCGCCGCCCGGTACGTGCTGCCGCTGCTCCAGCCCAGCCACGGCGCCGGGCTCACCATGGAGCGGGTGGTCCAGCTGGCCCGTGAGGGCGATCCGGGGTGCCGCCGGGTGATCGGGGACGTCGGCCGCCACATAGGCAGCGGTGTCGCCAACCTGTGCAACCTGCTCAACCCCAGCCGGGTCGTCCTCGGCGGCTCGCTGGCGGAGGCCGGGGAGCTGGTCCTGGGGCCCATACGGGACTCCGTGTCGCGTTACGCGATCCCCAGTGCGGCCCGGCAGCTCTCGGTGCTCCCCGGGGCCCTGGGCGGCCGTGCCGAGGTGCTGGGCGCCCTCGCCCTGGTGCTGAGCGAGATGGGGGATTCAACCCTTTTGGAGAGCACTCTCCCCGCAGCGACTCCTGCCTTCACTTAGATAACGAATGGCACCGTTGTCATCTCGTTAAGGATTTACTCCTTGACGCTGGCGCTGCGGCCGAGTTGACTTCCAGCCACCTCGGCCGCAACGTCGCGGCCTCGTCAGGGAGGTTCGAGAATGAACACGCGTATGCGTCGTGCCGCCGTTGCCGTTGCCGCCACCACGATGGCGATCTCGCTGGCCGCTTGCGGGAGCGCCAAGGAGTCCGGCGACAAGGCCGAACAGGGCTCGGAGAAGAAGGGCGACGACCTGAAGATAGGTCTGCTCCTCCCCGAGAACCAGACGGCCCGTTACGAGAAGTTCGACCGTCCGATCATCGAGAAGAAGATCGACGAGCTCACGGGCGGCAAGGCGAAGGTCACGTACAACAACGCCAAGCAGGACGCCACCCTTCAGGCGCAGCAGATCGACACGATGATCACCAACAAGGTCGACGCGCTGATCGTCGGCGCGGTGGACGCCAAGGCGATCGCGAACAGCGTCAAGAAGGCCAAGGACGCCGGCATCCCGGTCGTCGCCTTCGACCGCCTCGCCGAGGGCCCGATCGACGCCTACACCTCGTTCGACAACGAGGAGGTCGGCCGCGCACAGGGCACCGCGCTCCTGGAGGCCCTGGGCGACGAGGCCGACGGCGCCCAGATCGTGATGATGAACGGTGCCATCACCGACCCGAACGCCGCGCTCTTCAAGAAGGGCGCCAAGTCCGTCCTCGACGGCAAGGTGAAGTACGGCAAGGAGTACGACACCAAGGAGTGGAAGCCGGAGAACGCCAACGCCAACATGGAAGCGGCCATCACCGCGCTCGGCAAGGACAAGATCGACGGCGTCTACTCCGCCAACGACGGCATGGCGGGCGGCATCATCACCGCCCTCAAGGGCGCCGGCCTCTCCCCGCTCCCGCCGGTCACCGGCCAGGACGCCGAGCTGGCGGGCGTGCAGCGCATCGTCACCGGTGAGCAGTTCATGAGCGTCTACAAGTCCTACCCGGCCGAGGGCATCGTCGCCGCCGAGATGGCCGTCGCGCTCGCCAAGGGCGACAAGCTGGACTCGATCGCCACCTCGAAGGTCGACAACGCCAGCCAGAAGGACATCCCCACGGTCCTCGTCCCGGTCATCTCGCTGACCAAGGACAACATCAAGGACACCGTGGTCAAGGACGGCATCTGGACGCTCGACGAGATCTGCTCGGGCAAGTACAAGGCCTCCTGCGACAAGATCGGCCTGAAGTAGGCCCCCGGGGGCGTCCCGCCGGTCACGGCCGACCGGACGCCCCCGCCGCCGTACGCCCGCCGCGTCCTCGCGAAGGCGCCACGGCATCACCGCCCGCGCACGGGCCCGCCGCACGGCGGCCCGCGCGCGCCACGAAGCCTGTCCGGTGCCCCGCCCACCAACCGTCCCGCTACCGGGCGGGGCGCCGGACGGAACGCTTCCCCCCTTTTTCTGTTCTTCTGCTCGACCGCCGCGCCTTCCCCCGGGCGCGGCATCCCCGCCGGTCAGGCGGCGAAGGAGATGGTTCACGTGACCGCTACGCCCGTGTTGGCGTTGCGAGGGGTCTCCAAGCGATTCGGTGCCGTCCAGGTACTCACCGATGTAGAGCTTGAGGTCCACGCCGGCGAGGTGGTCGCCCTGGTGGGCGACAACGGCGCCGGTAAATCAACGCTGGTCAAGACGATCGCCGGAGTGCACCCCATCGATGAGGGAGTCATCGAGTGGGAGGGCCGGCCGGTCGCGATCGACAAGCCGCACGACGCCCAGAACCTCGGCGTCGCGACCGTCTATCAGGACCTCGCGCTGTGCGACAACATCGATGTCGTCGGCAACCTCTACCTGGGCCGGGAGCTGCGCAGGTTCGGCATCCTGGACGAGGTGGAGATGGAGCGCCGCTCCCGCGAGCTGCTCTCCACGCTCTCCATCCGGATCCCGAGCGTCCGCATCCCGATCGCCTCGCTCTCCGGCGGCCAGCGCCAGACCGTGGCCATCGCCCGGTCGATGCTCGGTGAGCCCAAGCTCGTCATCCTCGACGAGCCGACCGCCGCCCTCGGCGTGGAGCAGACCGCCCAGGTCCTCGACCTCGTCGAGAGGCTCCGCGAGCGCGGTCACGCGGTCATCCTCATCAGCCACAACATGGCCGATGTGAAGGCCGTGGCCGACAAGGTCGCCGTGCTCCGGCTGGGCCGGAACAACGGTGTCTTCGATGTGAAGACCACATCGCAGGAAGAGATCATCTCCGCCATCACGGGCGCCACGGACAACGCCGTGACCCGACGTGCGGCGCGCAACGCGGAGGTTTCCAAGTGACCACCGACAAGTCCGCGGCCTCGCTGGACAAGACCCCCGCCCCGGCGGACGCGCCGGTCGGCAACCCCGACGCGGCCGAGGGCGCGGCCACGGTCGTCGACCCCCGCCTGCTCATCCGTGAGCAGGGCTTCGGCGGCTACATCACCGAGTTCAAGCGCAAGATCAGCGGCGGTGACCTGGGCTCCATCCCGGTGGTCGTCGGCCTCGCGATCATCGCCATCGTCTTCCAGAGCATGAACTCCGAGTTCCTCTCCGCGAAGAACATCAGCGACATCGCCACCACGATGGTCGCCACCGGCATGATGGCCGTCGGCATCATCTTCGTCCTGCTGCTCGGCGAGATCGACCTCTCGGTCGGCTCGGTCTCCGGTGTCTCCGGCGCCCTCGTCGCGGTGCTCAGCGTCACCCAGGGCATGAACGAGTGGCTGGCGATCGTCGTCGCCATCGTCAGCGGCGCGGTGATCGGCGCGATCCACGGCTTCTTCTTCGCCCGGATCGGCGCCCCGGCCTTCGCCGTCACCCTGGCCGGTCTGCTGTTCTGGCTCGGCTTCATGCTCCAGCTGCTCGGCGACTCCGGCACCATCAACCTGGACGGCGACGGGGTGGTCGGCCAGCTGACCACGTACTACTTCACCGATGTCGCCGCCGCCTACGGGCTCGCCGCCGTCGCGGTGATCGCCTACTTCGCCGCCGCCTTCCTGGACACCCGCCGCCGCGAGGCCGCGGGCATCCCGTCCCGGCCGATCGCCGACATCGCCCTGCGCACCGGCGTCCTCGCGGTGTTCGCGTTCGCCGCGGCGTACATGTTCAACCAGTACCGCGGCCTGCCGCTCGCCCTGGTCCTCTTCCTGGTCGTCCTGGTCGGCACGGACTTCGTGCTGCGCCGCACGGCGTACGGGCGGAAGATCTTCGCGCTCGGCGGCAGCGTCGAGGCCTCCCGGCGCGCCGGTATCAACGTCACCGCGATCCGGATCTCCGTCTTCTCCATCGCGGGGACGTTCGCGGCCATCGGCGGCCTGTTCTGGGCCTCCAAGATCGCGGCGGCCAACCAGGGCTCCGGCACCGGCGACCTGCTGATGAACGTCATCGCGGCGGCCGTCATCGGCGGCACCAGCCTCTTCGGCGGCCGCGGCCGTACCTGGAACGCGCTGCTCGGTGTCATGGTGATCGTCTCGATCCAGTACGGACTGTCGCTGGAGGGCATCGCCACGCCGATCCAGTACATGGTGACCGGCGCCGTGCTGCTCGCCACGGTCGTCATCGACTCCGTCACCCGGAAGACCCAGAAGACCGCGGGCCGCGCCTGACCGCGGATCCGCGCAGGTGCCCGGCGCCCCACAGGGGTGCCGGGCACCTGCGCGTCCCGGTCCGCCCGCCCTCGAACACAGGCTCCCGCTGCCCACGTCCGGCGGTGGAACATTAGACTCATCGGATCGGCACGCTCGATCAGCTCAAACGCAAGGAGGCACGGGTGGATCTGCTGACCCGCATCAAGGGACCGCGCGACCTGGACCGGCTCGGCCTCGACGAGCTGGACCAGCTCGCGGAGGAGATCCGCACCTTCCTCGTCGACGCCGTGTCCAAGACCGGCGGACACCTCGGCCCCAACCTGGGCGTGGTGGAGCTCACGATCGCCCTGCACCGGGTCTTCGAGTCGCCCCGCGACAAGGTGCTCTGGGACACCGGCCACCAGAGCTACGTGCACAAGCTGCTCACCGGCCGCCAGGACTTCTCCCGCCTCAAGATGAAGGGCGGCCTCTCCGGCTACCCCTCGCAGGCCGAGTCCGAGCACGACGTCATCGAGAACAGCCACGCCTCCACGGTCCTCGGCTGGGCCGACGGCCTGGCCAAGGCGAACGAGGTCCTGAAGAAGGACGACCACGTCGTCGCGGTCATCGGTGACGGCGCGCTCACCGGCGGTATGGCCTGGGAGGCGCTGAACAACATCGCCGCCGCCAAGGACCGCCCGCTGGTCATCGTGGTGAACGACAACGAGCGCTCGTACGCTCCCACGATCGGCGGCCTCGCCAACCACCTCGCCACGCTCCGTACGACCGACGGTTACGAGCGGTTCCTGGCCCGCGGCAAGGACATCCTGGAGCGCACGCCCGTCGTCGGCCGCCCGCTCTACGAGACCCTGCACGGCGCCAAGAAGGGCCTGAAGGACTTCATCGCGCCGCAGGGCATGTTCGAGGACCTCGGCCTGAAGTACGTCGGCCCCATCGACGGCCACGACATCGAGGCCCTGGAGTCCGCGCTCCAGCGCGCCAAGCGCTTCGGCGGCCCGGTCATCGTGCACTGCCTCACCGAGAAGGGCCGCGGCTACACCCCGGCCCTCCAGGACGAGGCCGACCGCTTCCACGCGGTGGGCAAGATCCACCCGGACACCGGTCTGCCGATCTCCACCTCCGGCCTCGACTGGACCTCGGTCTTCGGTGAGGAGATGGTCAAGCTCGGCGAGGAGCGCGAGGACATCGTCGCGATCACCGCGGCCATGCTCCAGCCGGTCGGCCTCGGCAAGTTCCAGGACGCCTTCCCGGACCGGATCTACGACGTCGGCATCGCCGAGCAGCACGGCGCGGTCTCCGCGGCGGGCCTGGCCACCGGCGGCCTCCACCCGGTCTTCGCGGTCTACGCCACCTTCCTCAACCGCGCCTTCGACCAGGTCCTGATGGACGTGGCCCTGCACAAGTGCGGCGTCACCTTCGTGCTGGACCGGGCCGGTGTCACCGGCACCGACGGCGCCTCGCACAACGGCATGTGGGACATGTCGATCCTCCAGTGCGTACCCACCCTCCGCATCGCCGCCCCGCGCGACGCCGACCAGGTCCGCGCCCAGCTGCGCGAGGCCGTCGCCGTCGACGACGCGCCCACCGTGGTCCGCTTCTCCAAGGGCGCGGTCGGCCCGGCGGTCAAGGCCGTCGGGCGGGCCGGCGGCATGGACATCCTGCGTGAGCCGAAGGCGGCCCGCCCGGACGTCCTGATCGTCTCCGTCGGTGCGCTCGCCCCGATGTGCCTGGAGATCGCCGATCTGCTGGACGCCCAGGGCATCTCCTCCACCGTCGTCGACCCGCGCTGGGTCAAACCGGTCGACGAGGCGCTCGCCCCGCTCGCCGAGCGCCACCGCGTCGTCGTCACCGTCGAGGACAACAGCCGCGCCGGAGGGGTCGGCTCCGCCGTCGCCCAGGCGCTGCGCGACGCCGGTGTCGACGTAC
This DNA window, taken from Streptomyces griseus subsp. griseus, encodes the following:
- the ngcE gene encoding N-acetylglucosamine/diacetylchitobiose ABC transporter substrate-binding protein gives rise to the protein MGSTSAQNKEGLGRRDLIKRSAALGLIAVPTMSFLSACASGDSGSDDKVAKGEKSDKNPLAVNGSAPLEIVIFDGGFGTKYAEEARDVYKKTYPEAQVKFSATQKIQSVLQPRFNGGTPPDLIDNSGAQQMDMGVLVGKKQLTDLTPLLDAPSIDDPAKTVRDTLRPGIVEMGQFDGDPVWIMYYAYTVYGVWYSQTALDKLDATYPENWDDMLALCAKAKKQGIAGWTYPGKHPYYIPFSLYPFIGKIGGVEVLDAIDNLEPKAWEHPAVKAAFEAYYELYAKGYILKGTPGLDHRGSQGAWARGKALFIPNGSWVENEEAAIIPKDFKLSVGAPSSLDSSDKLPFGTIWASGGEPFIVPAKAKNPAGGMEQLRIMLSEASSKSFTTNTKSLSAFNGGTDGIELSDGLKSGVAALEKAGTNVVNPRLQDWYVKLQKEQIGVAALGEMMAGRATPAETIKKIQAFADAAAKDQSIKHFRHQ
- a CDS encoding carbohydrate ABC transporter permease, translating into MQHGKYRFIVGFLVAPMSLYVIFVIWPFIQSIYYSFTDWTGLSPDFRMVGFDNYTKMLDDDIFWKSLQHSVLLAVLLPLVTLGLALFFAFMLNVGGRRRKGAAVTGVRGSGFYKIAYFFPQVLSIAIVAILFQFAFDPAQGMINGTLKAVGFDDVPDWLGDPNLALWVIMAVLVWCTTGFFVVLFSAGMASIPKDFYEAALLDGASRFTTFFRITLPLLWDTVQSGWVYMGILALGAEGFAIVHIMSVGPGGPDYSTTVLPLYVYQSAFRDGQAGYATTIGVALLIVTLAFAAIVMRVGRRERLEF
- a CDS encoding carbohydrate ABC transporter permease; translated protein: MKTTDTPASGPGVSKVPAQRTGTDPKGSSAPAKSSEGQVLNVFSHGMLILWAIMVVLPLFWAVMSSFKTDADIFNTPWSLPSSLSFDAWGRAWSQAHMSEYFLNTILVVGGSLTGTLVLGSMAAYVLARFEFPGNRFIYFLFVGGMSFPVMLALVPLFFVMDNMGLLNTIHGLILVYIAYSLPFTVFFLTSFFRTLPTSVAEASIIDGASHTRTFFQVMLPMAKPGLISVGIFNFLGQWNQYMLPTVLNTDPEKRVLAQGLVELASSQGYKGDYSGLFAGLVIAMLPVLAAYIIFQRQVVSGLTAGALK
- a CDS encoding ROK family transcriptional regulator; amino-acid sequence: METPGSQTSLHRANLERVVRAVRMAGSLTQAEIARSTGLSAATVSNIVRELKDGGTVEVTPTSAGGRRARSVSLSGDAGIVIGVDFGHTHLRVAVGNLAHQVLAEESEPLDVDASSAEGFDRAEVLVNRLIEATGIGPEKIIGIGLGVPGPIDVESGTLGSTSILPGWTGINPSEELSGRLGVPVYVDNDANLGALGELVWGSGRGVKDLAYIKVASGVGAGLVIDGTIYRGPGGTAGEIGHITLDESGPVCRCGNRGCLETFTAARYVLPLLQPSHGAGLTMERVVQLAREGDPGCRRVIGDVGRHIGSGVANLCNLLNPSRVVLGGSLAEAGELVLGPIRDSVSRYAIPSAARQLSVLPGALGGRAEVLGALALVLSEMGDSTLLESTLPAATPAFT
- a CDS encoding sugar ABC transporter substrate-binding protein, translated to MNTRMRRAAVAVAATTMAISLAACGSAKESGDKAEQGSEKKGDDLKIGLLLPENQTARYEKFDRPIIEKKIDELTGGKAKVTYNNAKQDATLQAQQIDTMITNKVDALIVGAVDAKAIANSVKKAKDAGIPVVAFDRLAEGPIDAYTSFDNEEVGRAQGTALLEALGDEADGAQIVMMNGAITDPNAALFKKGAKSVLDGKVKYGKEYDTKEWKPENANANMEAAITALGKDKIDGVYSANDGMAGGIITALKGAGLSPLPPVTGQDAELAGVQRIVTGEQFMSVYKSYPAEGIVAAEMAVALAKGDKLDSIATSKVDNASQKDIPTVLVPVISLTKDNIKDTVVKDGIWTLDEICSGKYKASCDKIGLK
- a CDS encoding ATP-binding cassette domain-containing protein, producing the protein MVHVTATPVLALRGVSKRFGAVQVLTDVELEVHAGEVVALVGDNGAGKSTLVKTIAGVHPIDEGVIEWEGRPVAIDKPHDAQNLGVATVYQDLALCDNIDVVGNLYLGRELRRFGILDEVEMERRSRELLSTLSIRIPSVRIPIASLSGGQRQTVAIARSMLGEPKLVILDEPTAALGVEQTAQVLDLVERLRERGHAVILISHNMADVKAVADKVAVLRLGRNNGVFDVKTTSQEEIISAITGATDNAVTRRAARNAEVSK
- a CDS encoding sugar ABC transporter permease, yielding MTTDKSAASLDKTPAPADAPVGNPDAAEGAATVVDPRLLIREQGFGGYITEFKRKISGGDLGSIPVVVGLAIIAIVFQSMNSEFLSAKNISDIATTMVATGMMAVGIIFVLLLGEIDLSVGSVSGVSGALVAVLSVTQGMNEWLAIVVAIVSGAVIGAIHGFFFARIGAPAFAVTLAGLLFWLGFMLQLLGDSGTINLDGDGVVGQLTTYYFTDVAAAYGLAAVAVIAYFAAAFLDTRRREAAGIPSRPIADIALRTGVLAVFAFAAAYMFNQYRGLPLALVLFLVVLVGTDFVLRRTAYGRKIFALGGSVEASRRAGINVTAIRISVFSIAGTFAAIGGLFWASKIAAANQGSGTGDLLMNVIAAAVIGGTSLFGGRGRTWNALLGVMVIVSIQYGLSLEGIATPIQYMVTGAVLLATVVIDSVTRKTQKTAGRA
- the dxs gene encoding 1-deoxy-D-xylulose-5-phosphate synthase, translated to MDLLTRIKGPRDLDRLGLDELDQLAEEIRTFLVDAVSKTGGHLGPNLGVVELTIALHRVFESPRDKVLWDTGHQSYVHKLLTGRQDFSRLKMKGGLSGYPSQAESEHDVIENSHASTVLGWADGLAKANEVLKKDDHVVAVIGDGALTGGMAWEALNNIAAAKDRPLVIVVNDNERSYAPTIGGLANHLATLRTTDGYERFLARGKDILERTPVVGRPLYETLHGAKKGLKDFIAPQGMFEDLGLKYVGPIDGHDIEALESALQRAKRFGGPVIVHCLTEKGRGYTPALQDEADRFHAVGKIHPDTGLPISTSGLDWTSVFGEEMVKLGEEREDIVAITAAMLQPVGLGKFQDAFPDRIYDVGIAEQHGAVSAAGLATGGLHPVFAVYATFLNRAFDQVLMDVALHKCGVTFVLDRAGVTGTDGASHNGMWDMSILQCVPTLRIAAPRDADQVRAQLREAVAVDDAPTVVRFSKGAVGPAVKAVGRAGGMDILREPKAARPDVLIVSVGALAPMCLEIADLLDAQGISSTVVDPRWVKPVDEALAPLAERHRVVVTVEDNSRAGGVGSAVAQALRDAGVDVPLRDFGIPPVFLDHASRGEVMTEIGLTAPDIARQVTGLVAKLDGRFESRAVEPARD